One window of the Gemmatimonadaceae bacterium genome contains the following:
- the aroB gene encoding 3-dehydroquinate synthase: protein MAGRIAANLPYEIRIEAGSLRDVGAFARAAAPAHRYAIITDSHVGPLYGSAAAESLGVEAADVVVIPAGESSKTRGSWGWITDQLIERGFGRDSAVIALGGGVIGDLAGFVAATYMRGIPIVHVPTTLLAMIDSSIGGKTGVDTQAGKNMVGSFHPPAGVLIDPQLLATLPLRELRTGLAEALKHGAIADRGYFDSVVRAIPRVLYGRGEAGDSLAGVIVGSIEIKASIVVSDEHEGGVRKILNFGHTIGHAVEMLSGYSLAHGEAVAIGMTLEGRIAERIGIAKEGTASEIRDALAAAGLPVILPEGMGADRILEVMRADKKVRAGSVQYALPRAIGEMAGSDSNWTVSVDDAIVREVLT from the coding sequence ATGGCTGGAAGGATTGCCGCCAATCTCCCCTACGAGATCCGGATCGAGGCTGGCTCGCTCCGGGACGTCGGCGCTTTCGCGCGCGCGGCGGCGCCGGCGCACCGGTACGCCATCATCACCGACTCGCACGTCGGACCGCTATATGGTAGCGCGGCGGCCGAGTCGCTCGGGGTGGAAGCGGCGGATGTGGTCGTCATTCCGGCGGGCGAATCCAGCAAGACTCGCGGGAGCTGGGGCTGGATAACCGACCAGCTGATCGAGCGCGGCTTCGGGCGCGACTCGGCAGTGATCGCCTTGGGCGGCGGAGTGATCGGCGACCTCGCGGGATTCGTGGCGGCGACGTATATGCGGGGCATCCCGATCGTCCATGTTCCGACCACGCTGCTCGCGATGATTGACTCCTCGATCGGCGGAAAAACGGGGGTGGATACGCAGGCGGGAAAGAACATGGTGGGGTCTTTCCATCCTCCCGCGGGAGTTCTTATTGACCCGCAACTCCTTGCCACGCTTCCACTTAGAGAACTGAGAACAGGACTTGCCGAGGCGCTCAAGCATGGCGCGATCGCGGATCGGGGTTACTTTGATTCAGTGGTTCGCGCTATTCCCCGGGTGCTTTACGGACGGGGAGAAGCGGGTGATTCGCTCGCCGGGGTCATCGTCGGTAGTATCGAGATCAAGGCGAGCATCGTCGTCAGTGACGAGCACGAAGGCGGCGTCCGGAAGATTCTCAATTTCGGCCACACCATCGGGCACGCTGTCGAGATGCTGAGTGGTTACTCGCTGGCGCACGGTGAGGCAGTCGCGATTGGGATGACGCTCGAAGGCAGGATAGCCGAGCGTATCGGGATCGCGAAGGAGGGTACCGCGAGTGAGATCCGTGACGCTCTCGCGGCAGCTGGGCTTCCGGTCATCCTGCCCGAAGGGATGGGCGCCGACCGGATTCTGGAGGTGATGCGGGCCGACAAGAAGGTGCGCGCGGGATCGGTGCAGTATGCACTGCCCCGGGCGATTGGTGAGATGGCGGGCTCCGATTCCAATTGGACCGTATCTGTTGATGACGCAATCGTTCGGGAGGTGCTGACATGA
- a CDS encoding 3D domain-containing protein, with product MKRGDLISLGAAVVIAIIFIGTGAARLPLGKAAYAHAPVLVYAEPLLDPLVVTAKKIVKDAGQFRRATAGEALRMRAAGIIPDPRRFARAQPGEEVPISITQYCLKGTTRRGRFVRPGIVAADPRIFPLARYVEVFMGKKYLGRYLVDDTGGNVIGATLDVWTPSCRQATRFGRQRGKAVLVAREEEHIFSTRLVELDMIPDLAAIADLFEGIEKKEP from the coding sequence ATGAAGCGTGGCGATCTGATCAGTCTGGGCGCCGCTGTCGTCATTGCCATCATTTTCATCGGAACGGGCGCCGCGCGCCTGCCGCTTGGAAAGGCCGCGTACGCCCATGCGCCGGTGCTGGTGTATGCGGAGCCGCTGCTCGATCCCCTGGTCGTCACGGCGAAGAAGATCGTCAAGGACGCAGGACAGTTCCGTCGCGCCACCGCGGGTGAGGCGCTCAGGATGCGCGCCGCCGGCATCATTCCCGATCCGCGCCGCTTCGCCCGCGCACAGCCCGGCGAGGAGGTTCCCATCTCCATCACGCAGTACTGTCTCAAGGGCACCACCCGCCGCGGACGGTTCGTGCGGCCGGGAATCGTCGCCGCCGACCCGCGCATCTTCCCTCTCGCCCGTTATGTCGAGGTGTTCATGGGGAAGAAGTACCTGGGGCGTTATCTCGTGGACGACACCGGTGGGAACGTCATCGGCGCCACGCTCGATGTCTGGACTCCTTCATGCCGTCAGGCGACCCGATTCGGCCGGCAGCGTGGAAAAGCAGTCCTGGTCGCGCGCGAGGAAGAGCACATCTTTTCCACGAGGCTCGTCGAGCTTGACATGATTCCGGACCTGGCGGCCATCGCCGACCTGTTCGAAGGCATCGAGAAGAAAGAGCCTTAG
- a CDS encoding RNA polymerase sigma factor RpoD/SigA: MQTSTESKSKGFFRSSPSTAFDQYLQDIQKLPLITDAEEERRLARRAQAGDEKAAERLVTANLRFVISYVKKYQGHGLDLSELVAIGNEGLLKAVRKFDPEQGVKFISYAVWWVRQAVLKALAEQTRSVRIPLNQNSQLIKLARAQTVLSQVLKRDPTDHEIGRLLEETPEAVRSAKQMSATEISLDAPIDRSDREACTLGERFAGVNGDEIEEVTDFHLMKEFIDKVFRKYLTPRERKILHLYYGLEQGSDAMTLEKIGALMGVTRERIRQIRERAFEKLRESPDGSALSGFWKTTD, translated from the coding sequence ATGCAGACTTCGACCGAGAGCAAGTCTAAAGGCTTTTTCCGTTCGTCCCCCTCCACCGCATTCGACCAATACCTCCAGGACATCCAGAAGCTTCCCCTGATCACCGACGCTGAAGAAGAGCGAAGGCTGGCACGACGTGCCCAGGCAGGGGATGAGAAGGCGGCAGAACGACTCGTCACCGCCAACCTCCGATTCGTCATCTCGTACGTGAAGAAGTACCAGGGCCATGGCCTCGATCTCTCCGAGCTCGTCGCCATCGGCAACGAAGGACTCCTCAAGGCGGTCCGGAAGTTTGATCCCGAGCAGGGCGTGAAGTTCATCTCGTACGCGGTGTGGTGGGTCCGCCAGGCAGTCCTCAAGGCGCTCGCCGAACAGACAAGATCAGTACGAATCCCGCTCAACCAGAACTCCCAGCTCATCAAGCTGGCCCGCGCTCAGACAGTTCTCTCTCAGGTTCTCAAGCGCGACCCCACAGATCACGAAATCGGACGCCTCCTCGAGGAGACTCCTGAGGCGGTAAGGTCGGCCAAGCAGATGTCAGCCACCGAAATCTCCCTCGACGCACCCATTGATCGCTCCGACCGCGAAGCCTGCACACTTGGCGAGCGATTCGCGGGGGTGAACGGAGACGAGATCGAGGAAGTCACCGACTTCCATCTGATGAAGGAGTTCATTGACAAGGTGTTCCGGAAATACCTGACGCCGAGAGAGCGGAAAATCCTGCACCTGTACTACGGGCTGGAGCAGGGCTCCGATGCCATGACGCTGGAGAAGATCGGCGCGCTGATGGGAGTGACGCGGGAGCGCATCCGTCAGATCCGCGAGCGCGCGTTCGAGAAGCTTCGCGAATCTCCGGACGGTTCCGCGCTTTCGGGGTTCTGGAAGACGACCGACTAG
- a CDS encoding diacylglycerol kinase family protein — protein MTNAQRIPAFVNPDSGTAKGARDALERTGLFDIHEVPPAELEKRIRETVAAKPARILIAGGDGTIRTAAEAVAGTGVELAVLPSGTLNHFAKDHGLPTDLDEAAQVAAGSFVASVDAGRVGDSLFHGTSSIGAYVIFMRVRDRLEPTFGYRLSSFVAVIWTFMRMPTAVVELEIDGKAQAYRTPLVFIGVGERELQLPTLGGRVEGGKRGLHVLVVRGRRRARLLLLALDSATRGVRRASRTPELDAFMVERCTITMKRKSTRVSFDGEARYMETPLEYRLERDILRVVMRETPKEDGGPASSSQV, from the coding sequence GTGACGAACGCTCAGCGCATCCCGGCGTTCGTCAACCCGGACTCAGGCACCGCGAAGGGGGCCCGTGACGCATTGGAGCGCACGGGCCTTTTCGATATCCACGAGGTTCCGCCCGCAGAGCTCGAGAAGAGAATTCGGGAGACGGTCGCCGCGAAGCCCGCCCGGATTCTCATCGCCGGCGGAGACGGAACCATTCGCACGGCGGCCGAGGCCGTCGCCGGAACGGGGGTCGAGCTCGCCGTTCTTCCGTCGGGCACGCTGAATCACTTCGCCAAGGACCACGGGTTGCCGACCGATCTCGACGAGGCGGCGCAGGTTGCGGCCGGATCGTTCGTCGCATCGGTGGACGCAGGCCGAGTCGGCGACAGTCTCTTCCATGGCACGAGCTCGATCGGGGCGTACGTCATCTTCATGCGTGTGCGCGACCGGCTCGAGCCCACGTTCGGGTACAGACTCTCGAGCTTTGTGGCGGTCATCTGGACGTTCATGCGGATGCCGACCGCCGTGGTGGAGCTGGAGATAGATGGAAAGGCCCAGGCGTATCGGACGCCTCTCGTATTCATCGGCGTAGGTGAGCGGGAGCTTCAGCTCCCGACGCTTGGCGGGCGCGTCGAGGGTGGCAAGCGGGGGTTGCACGTGCTGGTGGTTCGAGGACGGCGCAGGGCCCGCCTTCTGCTGCTCGCGCTGGATTCTGCCACGCGCGGGGTGAGGCGGGCATCGCGGACGCCGGAGCTCGACGCATTCATGGTGGAGCGATGCACCATCACCATGAAGCGGAAAAGCACGCGTGTCTCCTTCGACGGCGAAGCCAGGTACATGGAGACACCGCTGGAGTATCGGCTGGAGCGGGATATACTCCGTGTAGTGATGCGCGAGACTCCGAAAGAAGACGGGGGCCCGGCGTCTTCCTCACAGGTGTAG
- a CDS encoding FAD-linked oxidase C-terminal domain-containing protein, translated as MTDNTALAEQLEQIVGERFLLRRKSDLLVYNSDGLPGYRRMPRLAVFPGNRDEAIRVVRTLAEHGAPYVPRGAGTGLSGGALADDIVLLGMHRLKRVISIDRENLRAVVEPGVVNLTLNRTVAPLGLIYAPDPSSEAACTIGGNVAENAGGPHCLKYGVTLNHILSITAILPDGEIVTLGNPEGETAGYDLRGAFIGSEGCFGVALDVTARLTRKPAAIRTMLADFTSVDDAARVASAIIASGIVPAALEFMDAPTIQVVESSVYAAGYPADAAAVLLIEVDGIAEGVDADRDTVREICLSGGARTVKVAQNDAERTRLWQGRKKAFGAMGRMAPHLVVQDAVIPRTRLAEVLAKIREIAEANRVVVCNVFHAGDGNLHPNIPYNADNPEEAGRVHRAMGEIMRACVAAGGSITGEHGVGLDKIGYIELIFSPDSLGAMCRLREVFDPQRRSNPGKVVPIHSCQEWRATPARRASEHVPGAGVAS; from the coding sequence ATGACCGACAACACGGCACTCGCTGAACAACTCGAGCAGATCGTCGGCGAGCGCTTCTTGCTGAGGCGCAAGAGCGATCTGCTAGTCTACAACTCCGACGGCCTGCCGGGATACCGGCGCATGCCGCGCCTGGCTGTCTTTCCGGGCAACCGCGACGAGGCGATCCGCGTCGTGCGTACACTTGCCGAGCATGGAGCGCCTTACGTGCCGCGAGGCGCGGGGACCGGCCTCTCAGGCGGCGCGCTCGCCGACGACATCGTCCTCCTCGGCATGCATCGCCTCAAACGCGTGATCTCGATAGACAGGGAGAACCTTCGCGCCGTCGTCGAGCCGGGAGTGGTGAATCTCACGCTCAATCGCACCGTCGCCCCGCTCGGGCTCATCTACGCGCCAGATCCTTCGAGCGAAGCGGCGTGCACGATCGGCGGAAATGTCGCGGAGAACGCGGGCGGGCCGCACTGCCTCAAGTACGGCGTGACGCTCAATCACATTCTGTCCATCACCGCGATCCTGCCTGACGGCGAGATCGTCACGCTCGGCAATCCCGAAGGCGAGACCGCCGGCTACGATCTGCGCGGGGCGTTCATTGGCAGCGAGGGCTGCTTTGGCGTCGCGCTCGACGTGACGGCGAGACTCACGAGGAAGCCCGCGGCGATCCGCACGATGCTCGCGGACTTCACGTCGGTGGACGACGCCGCGCGCGTCGCGTCCGCGATCATCGCGTCGGGCATCGTGCCCGCCGCGCTCGAGTTCATGGACGCGCCGACCATCCAGGTAGTCGAATCCTCTGTCTACGCCGCGGGCTATCCGGCGGACGCAGCTGCCGTACTGCTGATCGAGGTAGATGGAATCGCCGAAGGCGTGGACGCCGACCGCGACACGGTGCGCGAGATCTGTCTTTCAGGCGGCGCGCGCACAGTGAAAGTCGCGCAGAACGACGCCGAGCGCACGCGGCTGTGGCAGGGGAGAAAGAAGGCATTCGGCGCGATGGGACGAATGGCTCCGCACCTGGTCGTACAGGACGCGGTGATCCCCCGCACGCGGCTCGCCGAGGTGCTCGCGAAGATTCGCGAAATCGCGGAGGCCAACAGGGTCGTCGTGTGCAACGTCTTCCACGCTGGAGACGGGAACCTGCACCCCAACATTCCGTACAACGCCGACAACCCCGAAGAAGCCGGGCGCGTGCACCGCGCGATGGGCGAGATCATGCGGGCATGCGTTGCGGCGGGGGGAAGCATCACCGGGGAGCACGGCGTGGGACTGGACAAGATCGGATACATCGAGCTCATCTTCTCGCCGGACTCACTTGGCGCGATGTGCCGCCTGCGTGAAGTCTTCGATCCGCAGCGCAGATCCAATCCCGGCAAGGTCGTCCCGATTCATTCCTGCCAGGAATGGCGGGCCACTCCAGCGCGCCGGGCGTCCGAACATGTGCCCGGCGCTGGAGTGGCATCGTGA
- a CDS encoding FAD-binding protein, whose product MTAAAAASHPVRDMVMDAAGSGTPLRIAGRSHWMDAGRPVAASRIASLAAHSGVVDYVPGDLTITVRSGTTLREIEQITGAEGQWLPLDPHGSADGTIGATIATGSFGPLAHGFGRARDLMLGVEFVTGDGKIVRGGGRVVKNVAGFDLVRLATGSWGTLGVISEATLRLYSLPARPATLSLSVPDGANALAQRITSILSTPATPFAVEMVDAELAGRIGLPRRPQILIELGGNHAAVEAQRHALSQLGGAHDVGPEVWKQFRDIEDVPPSANGSRPPVVLRISALPTRIAELWMSTHNAIGHMDGAMMHASAGLGIVRCILPAGTPLETIQPLTSAAAGATIVFERLPSHMWPTLSPSVIADRLSQGMSRSFDPHNILNAGIMGPVH is encoded by the coding sequence GTGACCGCAGCTGCGGCGGCATCGCATCCAGTGCGTGACATGGTGATGGATGCGGCGGGGTCGGGCACTCCGCTGCGCATCGCCGGCCGCTCGCACTGGATGGACGCCGGGCGCCCGGTCGCCGCATCGCGCATCGCTTCGCTCGCCGCGCACTCGGGCGTGGTGGACTACGTGCCGGGAGATCTCACGATCACCGTTCGGTCAGGGACAACGCTTCGCGAGATCGAACAGATCACCGGCGCGGAGGGACAGTGGCTTCCGCTCGATCCGCACGGAAGCGCGGATGGAACGATCGGGGCGACAATTGCCACCGGCTCGTTCGGCCCGCTTGCCCACGGATTCGGGCGCGCGCGCGACCTCATGCTCGGCGTTGAGTTCGTGACTGGCGACGGGAAGATCGTGCGCGGTGGCGGGCGGGTGGTGAAGAACGTGGCCGGCTTCGACCTCGTCCGCCTGGCGACGGGATCGTGGGGGACGCTCGGCGTCATCAGCGAAGCAACTCTGCGTCTCTATTCCCTGCCCGCGCGGCCCGCGACTCTATCTCTCTCCGTTCCCGATGGAGCGAACGCGCTGGCGCAGCGGATCACTTCGATCCTCTCGACCCCGGCAACGCCTTTTGCGGTGGAGATGGTGGATGCCGAGCTCGCCGGGCGAATCGGGCTTCCGCGACGTCCGCAGATCCTGATCGAGCTGGGCGGCAATCACGCGGCCGTCGAGGCGCAGCGGCACGCGTTGTCGCAACTCGGCGGAGCGCACGATGTCGGACCCGAAGTGTGGAAGCAATTCCGCGACATTGAAGACGTCCCGCCCTCGGCGAACGGGAGCAGGCCGCCTGTGGTTCTGCGCATCTCCGCGCTTCCCACGCGAATCGCCGAGCTGTGGATGAGCACGCACAACGCGATCGGGCACATGGACGGCGCGATGATGCACGCCAGCGCCGGACTCGGCATCGTGCGGTGCATCCTGCCGGCGGGTACGCCACTCGAGACCATTCAGCCGCTGACCTCCGCCGCTGCCGGCGCGACGATAGTGTTCGAGCGTCTTCCGTCGCACATGTGGCCGACGCTTTCACCGAGCGTGATCGCCGATCGCCTGTCGCAGGGAATGAGCAGGTCGTTCGACCCGCACAATATCCTCAACGCCGGCATCATGGGGCCGGTGCATTGA
- a CDS encoding heterodisulfide reductase-related iron-sulfur binding cluster, whose amino-acid sequence MSVTEEDSTPADAIPACALPNTPLAAALPGINACVHCGFCLQACPTYLTLEDENESPRGRIFLMRSLLEGTVSPHDASVHAHIDRCLGCRACEPACPSGVPYGQLLEAARATLREARRLPFVARLILFVFVHPLLLKAAMFGSRLLAASPIPTILARTSGRMGFGMAMLASAGSPLERDPYPAPNTGDRGTTGVLLGCVMEGLFTETNRATERVLRRNGYRTVDVPGQGCCGALHAHAGDLEAARALARRNIAAFEKSPSEHIAVNAAGCGAMMKEYGHLLHDDPEWSERAAAMSAQVRDVSELLAAAGPLPGSRLPLRVTYDAPCHLVHAQRVVTEPLAVLGAIPGLELVPLRDSENCCGSAGIYNLIEPETSDAVLTPKLANIADTGASFVATGNPGCLMQIGAGLMRSGSKARAIHPVDLLDASYAGGQQ is encoded by the coding sequence TTGTCCGTCACTGAAGAAGATTCGACTCCCGCGGACGCGATACCCGCGTGCGCGCTCCCGAACACGCCGCTTGCGGCCGCGCTTCCGGGGATCAACGCGTGCGTTCACTGTGGCTTCTGCCTGCAGGCGTGTCCGACGTATCTCACGCTCGAGGACGAGAACGAGAGCCCGCGGGGCCGTATTTTCCTCATGCGATCGCTGCTCGAGGGGACAGTTTCGCCGCACGACGCGTCCGTTCACGCGCATATTGACCGGTGCCTGGGATGCAGAGCGTGCGAGCCCGCCTGTCCTTCCGGAGTTCCGTATGGTCAGCTCCTGGAGGCGGCGCGGGCGACGCTGAGAGAAGCGCGGAGGCTGCCATTCGTCGCGCGGCTCATACTCTTCGTCTTCGTGCATCCGCTGCTGCTCAAGGCGGCGATGTTCGGATCACGGCTGCTTGCCGCCTCTCCCATCCCGACGATTCTCGCGCGCACGAGCGGGCGGATGGGCTTCGGCATGGCGATGCTCGCGTCGGCGGGATCACCTCTCGAGCGCGACCCGTATCCCGCGCCGAACACCGGCGATCGCGGCACGACCGGCGTGCTCCTCGGCTGCGTGATGGAGGGGTTGTTCACGGAGACCAACCGCGCCACTGAGCGGGTGCTGAGGCGCAATGGGTATCGCACTGTGGATGTGCCGGGACAGGGATGCTGTGGCGCACTGCACGCTCACGCCGGTGATCTCGAGGCGGCTCGTGCGCTTGCGCGAAGAAACATCGCGGCGTTCGAGAAGTCTCCGTCGGAGCATATCGCGGTGAACGCCGCCGGCTGCGGCGCGATGATGAAGGAGTACGGCCATCTTCTGCACGACGATCCGGAGTGGAGCGAGCGAGCGGCGGCGATGAGCGCGCAAGTTCGCGACGTGAGCGAGCTGCTCGCCGCGGCCGGTCCGCTACCGGGCAGCCGGCTGCCGCTTCGTGTCACGTACGACGCACCCTGCCACCTCGTGCACGCGCAGCGCGTCGTGACCGAGCCGCTCGCCGTGCTCGGCGCCATTCCCGGACTCGAGCTGGTTCCGCTTCGCGACTCGGAGAACTGTTGCGGTAGCGCCGGGATCTACAACCTCATCGAGCCTGAGACTTCAGACGCCGTGCTGACGCCGAAGCTCGCCAACATCGCTGACACGGGCGCGTCGTTCGTGGCCACGGGAAATCCGGGTTGCCTGATGCAGATCGGGGCGGGTCTCATGCGCAGCGGATCGAAGGCGCGCGCGATTCATCCGGTGGATCTGCTCGACGCCTCCTACGCCGGCGGCCAGCAGTAG